ACCACCACCGCTGAACCCTCCGGACGAAAATCCACCCGAACTGAATCCGCCGGATGAGAATCCTCCGCTGCTCCAGCTGCCGCTGCGCGAGCGGTTCATTTTTTTCATCTTCTCCGAGAGCTTCTTTCCAAAGGAGGTTTTCGGGAGGAATATCTTGAGCAGTGGATACCCCGCCAGATAAAGCACGAACAGGATGGCGCCGAAGGGGATATCCCAGACGTTGAAGAACGCCGCCGGCACCGCGTAAAAGGGGATGAGGAAGGCATAGAGGAACCATCCCATGCAGCCCTCCGTCGCGAGTCCGATCACCGTGAACAACCCGACAATGCTGAGCCAGAAAATCAGGAAGAAAGCCATTCCCTCCATTTCATTGTCGGATGAACGCGCGATCTCTTCCTGTGAAAGCGTGCCGTCGGCGGCTTCCATGATGGCCTGCAACCCCTGCCGAATCCCTTCCTGGAATTCCCCACGCCGGAACAGCGGCGTGATGACCTGGTGGATGATGTATGATGACGCAGCGTCCGTGACCGATGCTTCGAGTCCGTACCCGACCTCGATGCGCATCTTTCTGTCGTCCTTCGCGATAAGCAGGAGCACCCCGTTGTCGACACCTTTCTGTCCCAGTTTCCAGGTTTCGACGACGCGGATGGAAAACGCCTCGAGCGGTTCACCCTCAAGGGATGGAATCGTGAGGAGTACCAGCTGGTTACCGGTTTTTTCCTCATACGCGGTCAGTGTCTGTTCGAGTTCGGCAACCGCATCGGTGCCGAGCAGGTGCGCGGTGTCATTGATATGACCGCTGAGATAGGGGATATCGAGCGCGCGCGCGACAAACACGAGTGCGATGAACAGAGGCAGAATATAGAGTGTACGTTTCATGGCGCGGCCTCAGGTGTCGCTGGTGCGGAGGGAATCGTCGAGTTCGTTGCTGTCGTCAGGACGAATTTCCACGCCTCTGCGTTCGAGGAGCTGCCCGCATTTCCAGATTGCCTCAAGCATGCCGTCGGCGGGAGAACCGTTTTTCATCGCGTGCACGATGACCTGGACGATCTCATCCCACTCATCTTTTTTGACAAGCTCGTTGATTCCTTTGTCCCCGAGGATGCAAACCCTGCGCTCGAAAAGGGAGAGGAAGATCAGGATGCCGGTGCGTTCCCGCGTTTCAAAGACCTCTTCTTCGAGGAACGCGAGGGAAGCGCGCTCGTCGACGCGCTGCTGTTCCATCGCGTCCGGTATTACCGCACGCTTGAGCACAGGGACGTAAGCGACCAGCAGGCCTCCGAGTCCGAAGGCGAGTACCGTGATGGCGCCGACCTCTGCGAGGGTAAGCGGCAGCCACCAGTCCGTCCCGAGTGAAATCACCGAGAAAACAAACAGCACGAGGAAGGCGGCAAGCGATCCACCGCGCAGCCAGGCCTCGGGATAGTTGTCTGCTCTGCCTACCACGTAGGGCACGATTTCGCCCGAGGTGCGGGATTCGGCTTCCTTCACCGCCTCGGCAATGCGTTTTTTGTCTTCCTCTGAGAACAGCTGTTCAGGTTTGATCATGATGCTTCCGATACTGAATGATGAACAGGGAAAAATACCGATCATACCGCCAGCAGACAAGGCAGCAGCAACAGTCCGGGCGGCAGTGGCAGACAGG
The sequence above is a segment of the bacterium genome. Coding sequences within it:
- a CDS encoding TPM domain-containing protein; its protein translation is MIKPEQLFSEEDKKRIAEAVKEAESRTSGEIVPYVVGRADNYPEAWLRGGSLAAFLVLFVFSVISLGTDWWLPLTLAEVGAITVLAFGLGGLLVAYVPVLKRAVIPDAMEQQRVDERASLAFLEEEVFETRERTGILIFLSLFERRVCILGDKGINELVKKDEWDEIVQVIVHAMKNGSPADGMLEAIWKCGQLLERRGVEIRPDDSNELDDSLRTSDT
- a CDS encoding TPM domain-containing protein, which gives rise to MKRTLYILPLFIALVFVARALDIPYLSGHINDTAHLLGTDAVAELEQTLTAYEEKTGNQLVLLTIPSLEGEPLEAFSIRVVETWKLGQKGVDNGVLLLIAKDDRKMRIEVGYGLEASVTDAASSYIIHQVITPLFRRGEFQEGIRQGLQAIMEAADGTLSQEEIARSSDNEMEGMAFFLIFWLSIVGLFTVIGLATEGCMGWFLYAFLIPFYAVPAAFFNVWDIPFGAILFVLYLAGYPLLKIFLPKTSFGKKLSEKMKKMNRSRSGSWSSGGFSSGGFSSGGFSSGGFSGGGGSFGGGGSSGGW